The following are from one region of the Haloactinomyces albus genome:
- a CDS encoding arginine repressor codes for MTTRVARQARIVELVSSMGIRSQTELAKLLAGDDIEVTQATLSRDLDELGAVKLRGPDGGAAVYVIPEDGNPVPGVQGGTSRLSRLLGELLVSADGSGNLTVLRTPPGAAQFLASAIDRSALLEVVGTIAGDDTVMVVAREPLTGQGLAQRFTAMAAGEQQEPHISGPNDHDNRNLHDTEHEENDND; via the coding sequence TGGGTATCCGCAGCCAGACCGAACTGGCGAAACTGCTGGCAGGCGACGACATCGAGGTCACCCAGGCGACCCTGTCCCGGGACCTCGACGAACTGGGTGCGGTGAAGCTCCGAGGCCCCGACGGCGGAGCGGCCGTCTATGTCATTCCCGAGGACGGCAACCCCGTGCCGGGGGTACAGGGCGGTACCTCCCGGCTGAGCAGACTGCTCGGCGAGCTGCTCGTCAGCGCGGACGGTTCGGGGAACCTGACCGTGCTCCGTACCCCTCCGGGGGCGGCGCAGTTCCTCGCCAGTGCCATCGACCGCTCAGCGCTGCTGGAGGTGGTCGGCACGATCGCGGGCGACGACACCGTGATGGTCGTGGCCCGCGAGCCCCTCACCGGTCAAGGGCTCGCGCAGCGCTTCACCGCGATGGCGGCCGGTGAACAGCAGGAGCCGCACATCTCCGGCCCGAACGATCACGACAACCGAAACTTGCACGACACGGAGCACGAGGAGAACGACAATGACTGA
- a CDS encoding argininosuccinate synthase codes for MTERVVLAYSGGLDTSVAIGWIAEETGAEVVAVAVDVGQGGEDLETVRKRALACGAVEAVVADARDEYADQYCLPALQANALYMDRYPLVSALSRPLIAKHLTDAAKKHGATTVAHGCTGKGNDQVRFEVGIGALAPDLNVMAPVRDFAWTREKAIAWAEGRDLPIDVNKKSPYSIDQNVWGRAVETGFLEDIWNAPIEDVYSYTADPSVPREADELVLTFDKGVPVAIDGKAVTVLQAVEELNRRAGAQGVGRLDMVEDRLVGIKSREIYEAPGAMALITAHQELEDVTLERDAARFKRTVSQRWGELVYDGLWFSPLKDALDSFVAETQQHVTGDIRMKLHGGRAVVTGRSSQESLYDFNLATYDEGDTFDQGMAKGFVQLWGLPSKIAAKRNQQG; via the coding sequence ATGACTGAGCGGGTTGTACTGGCCTACTCCGGTGGCTTGGACACGTCCGTGGCCATCGGATGGATCGCCGAGGAGACCGGAGCCGAGGTCGTCGCCGTCGCGGTGGACGTGGGCCAGGGCGGTGAGGACCTGGAGACCGTGCGCAAGCGGGCACTGGCCTGCGGCGCGGTCGAAGCCGTCGTCGCCGACGCTCGTGACGAGTACGCCGATCAGTACTGCCTGCCCGCGCTGCAGGCCAACGCGCTGTACATGGACCGGTATCCGCTGGTTTCCGCGCTGTCCCGGCCGTTGATCGCCAAGCATCTGACCGATGCGGCGAAGAAGCACGGTGCGACGACAGTGGCTCACGGTTGTACCGGCAAGGGCAACGACCAAGTGCGCTTCGAGGTCGGTATCGGTGCGTTGGCCCCGGACCTGAATGTCATGGCACCGGTACGGGACTTCGCCTGGACCCGGGAGAAGGCCATCGCCTGGGCCGAGGGCCGTGATCTGCCGATCGACGTGAACAAGAAGTCGCCGTACTCGATCGACCAGAACGTCTGGGGCCGTGCCGTGGAGACCGGGTTCCTGGAGGACATCTGGAACGCGCCGATCGAGGACGTCTACTCCTACACCGCCGACCCGAGCGTGCCCCGGGAAGCCGACGAGCTGGTGCTCACCTTCGACAAGGGCGTGCCCGTGGCCATCGACGGTAAGGCCGTGACCGTGCTGCAGGCCGTCGAAGAGCTCAACCGGCGTGCGGGTGCCCAGGGAGTCGGCCGGTTGGACATGGTCGAGGATCGCCTGGTCGGGATCAAGAGTCGCGAGATCTACGAGGCTCCGGGCGCGATGGCGCTGATCACCGCGCACCAGGAGCTGGAGGATGTCACCCTCGAGCGGGACGCCGCGCGGTTCAAGCGCACCGTCTCCCAGCGCTGGGGCGAGCTGGTCTACGACGGCCTGTGGTTCTCGCCGCTGAAGGACGCACTGGACTCGTTCGTCGCCGAGACCCAGCAGCACGTCACCGGCGATATCCGCATGAAGCTGCACGGCGGCAGGGCCGTGGTCACCGGGCGGAGCAGCCAGGAGTCGCTGTACGACTTCAACCTGGCCACCTACGACGAGGGGGACACCTTCGATCAGGGGATGGCCAAGGGCTTCGTCCAGCTGTGGGGCCTGCCCAGCAAGATCGCCGCGAAGCGCAATCAGCAGGGCTGA